The stretch of DNA CGCTCCGATGCCCGTTGTCGAGCGCATTCCCCAGGTCGATGAGGAAGCCCCGAACTTCCTCCTGCGCGACTCTGAAGGGTTCAATGTGACGCTCGATCAATTCCGTGGCAAGGTTGTGCTGTTGAATTTTTGGGCGACCTGGTGTGGTCCCTGCAAAATCGAGATGCCGGCGATGGAACGGTTGTATCGAACGTTTAGTCGTAAAGATTTTGAGATTCTGGCCGTCTCAACCGATGCGCAGGGGGCTGCCGTGACGCGCCCCTTCCAACGAGAGGTCGGCTTCACCTTTCCTGTTCTGCACGATGCCGATTTCCGCATCGGGCTTCAGTATGGCGCACGCCAGCTGCCCATGACCTTTCTGATCGATCGCAAGGGCATCATTCGCAACCGGATTCCCGGGGCTCGTGACTGGAGCGCGCCTGCGGGGAAGCGCCTAGTCGAATCGTTGTTGCAGGGATCCTAAGTATGACCGATTCAGTGCAGTCGATTTCATTTGTGGCGGCATTTTCCGCGGGACTGCTCTCGTTCGTGTCGCCCTGTGTGCTGCCGCTCGTCCCCTCCTATATTTCCTACATCACGGGACTCTCGATCGAGCAGCTCACCGATATCTCCGAACGGAACCGCTTTCGGAAGGCGATCGTGCTGAACTCTCTGCTCTTCATCGCAGGGTTTTCGACGGTGTTCATCGCATTCGGCGCGTCGGCCAGTCTGTTAGGGCAGGCGTTGATGACCTACCAGGAGCATCTGCGACGGTTCGGAGGCATTGTCGTCATCATTTTCGGCCTCTATCTCCTGGGTATCCTGAATTTGAACTTTCTGAAAATGGAACACCGGTATCAGTTTCGGAATCGACCAGCCGGGTTTCTGGGTTCGTTCCTGATCGGGATTGCGTTTGCGGCGGGCTGGACGCCCTGTGTGGGGCCTGTCCTGGGGACAATCCTGCTCTATGCCAGTACGACCGAATCGATGTTCAGCGGTGTCGTGTTGCTGACGTTTTACTCACTGGGACTAGCCCTACCGCTGTTTCTGACTGCGCTGGGCGTCGATCGATTTCTGAGTTACTTTAAAGAAGTGCGCGCGTATCTTTGGGGTGTGTCGACGGTGAGCGGGGTACTGCTCATTGTGGTGGGCGTGATGATCTACGCGAATTCGCTGACCATGATCACAAGCTTTCTCGAACGATACGGGATTGGTTGGTATCTCGGTCAATAACTCGGACCTCTTGTCTTTCCTTCCCCGTCGGCCCCTCGCATAGTATTCACGCGGCATGGTGCGTTCCAATCTCGGGCAAGGCCGAGTTGGATCCGTCGGTGCCCCAATCGGAAGACCGTCCATGGCTCTTGGAGAACCGGACATAACCTACGATGTGATCGTTGTCGGCATGGGTCCGGCTGGAGCGGTGGCTGCTGCGGCTCTCAGTCGGGGCGGTCTCGCGGTAGTCGGCTTCGATAAAACGGCCCATCCCCGGTACAAGGTCTGCGGCGGCGGACTGTCGGCGCGCATCGATCAGCTGTTAGACCCTGGGTTCCGCTCGGTCGTCGAACAGACGGTCAATAGTGTTCAGTTTGTGTACCGCGGGCAAGATCCTCTCCTCATCGAGTCCCCCCAACCCATTGCCTACATGGTTATGCGAGATCGTTTCGATCACTACCTAGTGCAGCAAGCAATTCAGGCAGGCACCGAGATCCGGGCCGGTGAGGGGGTCCTTGAGATGAGTCAGGATGCCGATCACGTTGAGGTTGTAACTCAAGCGGGTCGATATCGCGCAAAAATAGTCATCGGTGCAGACGGAGCCAATAGCCTGGTCGCGCGGCAGTTATTCCCGAACCGCTCCCTCTTTCGCGCGCCGGCGCTGGAAAGTGAGGTCTTGCTTGGAAAGAACGGACACTATCCTGGCGCCACAACGATCCTGGTTGATGTGGGTGCGGCTCGTCAAGGATACGGATGGATCTTCCCTAAGGGAAATGGCGTGTCGGTAGGGGTGGGAGAGTTCTGTCGCAAGGCGACGAGTTTGCGCACGACCTTTGATCGTTTTGTCAGCGCAGAACATGGGTTGTCAGGCCGGACGGTGCCGCGTCCTGTGGGGCATCCGATTCCTGTCTATTCAGAATCTGAGCGTGGACAGGGGCATGCGGCTGGTTCGCAGTTCGTGAACGGTCGCGCAGTATTGGTGGGTGATGCGGGGCATTTGGTCGATCCGCTGTTTGGCGAGGGCATTTATTACGCCGTCCGCTCCGGGCAACTTGCGGCGCAGGCGATTCTGGGAAACCTACAGGCCCACCACGAGTCGCTCGGCGCCTACGAGGCATCGTTGGAGCGTCATGTCCTGCCCGACTTCAGAGTCACGGCGAGAATCGCTCGTGTCATCTATGCCTTTCCGCGCCTTGGCTTCAGGCTTCTCCGCCGGTATCAAGATGTGGTCCAGTCTTATTTCGAGGTTCTTCAAGGGCGCACGACGGCCGAACACTTTCTCCCTGCCGCGAAAACGCGCCTCAAGGCGTCGGTCAACGATCTGTTGCTCGAGGCCTTGCACCTACGCTGACACCCGTTGCGAGCTCCGCCGGCGGTGTTCTCGCAGGACGTGGACACCACATCGTCACAGAGATGGCCACGGATGTACGAGAGTCTATTGGCTACGTCGTAACCCCCGCTGTGACCGTGCGGGCGACCGTTGTGAACAGGTCTCAAATGAGTGGTTGAACGGGAGGTTCGTCGCCTATCAGCACCAGGCGCCGAGTCGGCAGGAGACGAAGGGTTGACCAAGGGACATCGTCGGCGAACTCTTTAGGTTGGGGATGCTTGGTGAGGCAGAGGGGGTAAAGCTCGACGATGGCACCGAGGTCGCAAGTAGTGGCGTCGACGACTGATTCTGCGGAACCGGTGCGTCGGTCTTGGCCACGACGGTCGGCGCAGGGGGCGGCGATTTCTTCTCCAACTTGGCCAACAATCGACGCCCATCCCCGACAAGTTCGCTGTTCGGATACTTTTCGGCTAGTAGCTGTAATTTTTCCGTTGCCCAATCGTCAGCGCCAAGTTCCTGGTAGGTCATGGCCAGGTAGTACAGGGCCTCCGGGGCGACCTTCTTGTCCGGATAGTCTTTCATGATCTGATCGAATCGATGCGCGGCCGCGAGATAGGACGCCCGACGATAGTAGAATTGCCCGACAAATAGATGCGTCTGCGCGAGCCAGTCGTGGCAATCGGCGATGCGTTGGAGCGCCTGGGCCTCGTACTTGCTGCCGGGGAAGTCTTTTCGTAGTTTTTCGAATGCCGCGATAGCCTTCTGAATCGGATCCGGGTCGCGGTCGATCGATTTGCCCATTCGGAGGTGGCTTTCAGCGAGACGGAGTTGGGCATAGACCGCTAATGGATGGACCCGATGCAACTCCAAGAAATGCTGGTATTCGACGATGGCCTCTGCAAACTCTTCCTTCTCGAAAAATGCTTCGCCCCGTTTCATGATCACGTTGGGGTCGTAGTTCTTTTCGATCGTGTCGCCTAAGAAGATTTGTTCATCCGTGCCGCTCACGGGTTTGGCGTCGGCGGTCGTTTTGGGTTTGCTCGAGCATCCACTCGCAAACCACAACACCCCCACCACCAAGGCGAGAGTGACGCACCAATCCCTTGAATGGCTGTGCATCCAGCAACTCCTTCGGTAAATTGTCGAGAATATGGAAGCAACCCTAACTATACAATTTTTCTAGCAGATCAGGAAACGAAATGCAACGAATTCGGACTCCGGAGGTTGACCCCTTTTAGT from Nitrospira sp. encodes:
- the bamD gene encoding outer membrane protein assembly factor BamD, encoding MHSHSRDWCVTLALVVGVLWFASGCSSKPKTTADAKPVSGTDEQIFLGDTIEKNYDPNVIMKRGEAFFEKEEFAEAIVEYQHFLELHRVHPLAVYAQLRLAESHLRMGKSIDRDPDPIQKAIAAFEKLRKDFPGSKYEAQALQRIADCHDWLAQTHLFVGQFYYRRASYLAAAHRFDQIMKDYPDKKVAPEALYYLAMTYQELGADDWATEKLQLLAEKYPNSELVGDGRRLLAKLEKKSPPPAPTVVAKTDAPVPQNQSSTPLLATSVPSSSFTPSASPSIPNLKSSPTMSLGQPFVSCRLGAWC
- a CDS encoding cytochrome c biogenesis protein CcdA, which gives rise to MTDSVQSISFVAAFSAGLLSFVSPCVLPLVPSYISYITGLSIEQLTDISERNRFRKAIVLNSLLFIAGFSTVFIAFGASASLLGQALMTYQEHLRRFGGIVVIIFGLYLLGILNLNFLKMEHRYQFRNRPAGFLGSFLIGIAFAAGWTPCVGPVLGTILLYASTTESMFSGVVLLTFYSLGLALPLFLTALGVDRFLSYFKEVRAYLWGVSTVSGVLLIVVGVMIYANSLTMITSFLERYGIGWYLGQ
- a CDS encoding geranylgeranyl reductase family protein, with the translated sequence MALGEPDITYDVIVVGMGPAGAVAAAALSRGGLAVVGFDKTAHPRYKVCGGGLSARIDQLLDPGFRSVVEQTVNSVQFVYRGQDPLLIESPQPIAYMVMRDRFDHYLVQQAIQAGTEIRAGEGVLEMSQDADHVEVVTQAGRYRAKIVIGADGANSLVARQLFPNRSLFRAPALESEVLLGKNGHYPGATTILVDVGAARQGYGWIFPKGNGVSVGVGEFCRKATSLRTTFDRFVSAEHGLSGRTVPRPVGHPIPVYSESERGQGHAAGSQFVNGRAVLVGDAGHLVDPLFGEGIYYAVRSGQLAAQAILGNLQAHHESLGAYEASLERHVLPDFRVTARIARVIYAFPRLGFRLLRRYQDVVQSYFEVLQGRTTAEHFLPAAKTRLKASVNDLLLEALHLR
- a CDS encoding TlpA disulfide reductase family protein, with product MNRWPVLSIVAAAVMVGGGFSADARGASFSTQGAPMPVVERIPQVDEEAPNFLLRDSEGFNVTLDQFRGKVVLLNFWATWCGPCKIEMPAMERLYRTFSRKDFEILAVSTDAQGAAVTRPFQREVGFTFPVLHDADFRIGLQYGARQLPMTFLIDRKGIIRNRIPGARDWSAPAGKRLVESLLQGS